The Thermococcus thermotolerans genome contains a region encoding:
- a CDS encoding DNA-directed RNA polymerase subunit K: MFRYTRFEKARIIGARALQIAMGAPILIDVPEGITPLDAALLEFEKGIIPLTVIRPS, from the coding sequence ATGTTCAGGTACACGAGATTTGAAAAGGCCCGTATAATTGGAGCGAGGGCCCTCCAGATAGCGATGGGTGCGCCTATCCTCATCGACGTCCCGGAAGGAATCACGCCGCTCGACGCCGCGCTGCTTGAGTTTGAGAAGGGAATAATCCCCCTCACCGTAATCAGGCCGAGCTGA
- the rplM gene encoding 50S ribosomal protein L13: MRIINAEGLILGRLASKVAKMLLEGEEVIIVNADKAIITGNREDIFAKYKQRTELRTRTNPRRGPFYPKRSDEIVRRTVRGMLPWKTDRGRKAFKRLKVYVGVPKEFEGRELETIIEAHMSRLATPKYVTVGEVAKFLGGKF, encoded by the coding sequence ATGAGGATAATTAACGCTGAAGGACTCATACTCGGAAGGCTCGCCTCGAAGGTCGCCAAGATGCTCCTTGAGGGTGAGGAAGTCATCATAGTCAACGCCGACAAGGCCATCATCACCGGAAACCGCGAGGACATCTTTGCCAAGTACAAGCAGAGAACCGAGCTGAGGACCAGAACCAACCCGAGGAGGGGTCCGTTCTACCCGAAGAGGAGCGACGAGATCGTCAGGAGAACCGTCAGGGGAATGCTTCCATGGAAGACAGACCGCGGAAGGAAGGCCTTCAAGAGGCTCAAGGTCTACGTTGGTGTTCCGAAGGAGTTCGAGGGCAGGGAGCTTGAGACCATAATAGAGGCCCACATGTCGAGGCTTGCAACTCCGAAGTACGTTACCGTTGGCGAGGTTGCCAAGTTCCTCGGTGGAAAGTTCTGA
- a CDS encoding SDR family NAD(P)-dependent oxidoreductase: MRTALVTGATGGIGRLLVEGLIERDYRVIGVARNEEKLRELQERLSAFEYIIADLSKEEFPGTILRGLESLGVQKIDLLINNAGLAVRKPLLEHSGEELENLFRVNALAPVELTNAVLPMLQKGSTVVFIISGVAFINVPEIPSYCASKGALHYLAVNLEKELLDRGIRVMRVYPKQVKTGFWNGKVPKGSIEPEEVARAVFKGLEKGKREVFVPGYLKLVKYLPNWPVFTYRFKY, encoded by the coding sequence ATGAGAACCGCGCTGGTGACGGGTGCGACCGGGGGCATCGGGAGGCTTCTCGTTGAGGGCCTCATTGAGAGGGACTATCGTGTTATTGGAGTGGCCAGGAACGAGGAAAAACTCCGTGAACTTCAGGAGAGACTCTCTGCCTTTGAATACATAATCGCCGATTTGAGTAAAGAAGAATTCCCAGGCACAATTCTGAGGGGGCTTGAGAGTCTCGGTGTGCAAAAGATTGACCTTCTCATAAACAATGCCGGCCTTGCGGTGAGAAAGCCTCTCCTTGAGCACTCGGGCGAGGAGCTGGAGAACCTGTTCCGGGTGAACGCACTCGCCCCGGTGGAACTTACAAATGCGGTTCTCCCGATGCTTCAGAAGGGTTCGACTGTGGTGTTCATAATCAGTGGCGTTGCTTTTATCAACGTACCGGAGATTCCCTCCTACTGTGCCTCTAAGGGTGCACTCCACTACTTGGCAGTGAACCTCGAAAAGGAGCTCCTGGACAGGGGGATCCGTGTTATGAGGGTGTATCCCAAGCAGGTCAAGACCGGATTCTGGAACGGAAAGGTTCCGAAGGGCTCGATAGAGCCGGAAGAGGTTGCACGGGCGGTGTTCAAGGGGCTCGAAAAGGGCAAGAGAGAGGTCTTTGTGCCGGGCTACCTGAAACTCGTCAAATATCTCCCCAACTGGCCGGTCTTTACCTATCGGTTTAAATACTAA
- a CDS encoding 30S ribosomal protein S9: MKVIQTAGKRKTAIARATIREGKGRVRINHKPVEIIEPEIARFTIMEPLVLAGEEIVSKVDIDVKVEGGGFMGQAEAARVAIARALVEWTNDMNLKEKFMKYDRTMLVGDSRRTEPHKPNRSTKGPRAKRQKSYR, translated from the coding sequence ATGAAGGTCATCCAGACTGCTGGTAAGAGGAAGACGGCCATCGCGAGGGCCACCATCCGGGAAGGAAAGGGTCGCGTCAGGATCAACCACAAGCCAGTTGAGATCATCGAACCCGAGATAGCCCGTTTCACCATCATGGAACCGCTTGTCCTCGCCGGGGAGGAGATAGTTAGCAAGGTTGACATCGATGTCAAGGTCGAGGGCGGGGGCTTCATGGGACAGGCAGAGGCCGCGCGCGTTGCCATAGCCAGGGCCCTAGTCGAGTGGACCAACGACATGAACCTCAAGGAAAAGTTTATGAAGTACGACAGAACCATGCTCGTCGGGGACAGCAGGCGCACCGAACCGCACAAGCCCAACCGCTCAACCAAGGGTCCCAGGGCGAAGAGGCAGAAGTCCTACCGCTGA
- a CDS encoding DNA-directed RNA polymerase subunit D, which translates to MEPKFQILEKREDSIRFIIEGVDVPFANALRRTILAEVPTFAVDEVEFFENDSALFDEIIAHRLAMIPLTTPVERFSLDALELDDYTVTLSLEAEGPGMVYSGDLKSDDEGIKPANPDIPIVKLAEGQRLTLNAYARLGRGKDHAKWQPGFVYYKYLTKIHVSKEVPDWEELKKLAERRGLPVNETEEELIITTTKAFYLPRKFEAYQGDTIREEVVPGTFVFTVETNGELPVEEIVAIALKILMRKSDRFISELHKLASD; encoded by the coding sequence ATGGAGCCAAAGTTTCAGATTCTTGAGAAAAGGGAGGACTCGATTAGGTTCATCATCGAGGGAGTCGACGTTCCCTTTGCCAATGCCCTGAGGAGAACTATCCTGGCTGAGGTTCCCACCTTTGCCGTTGACGAGGTCGAGTTCTTTGAGAACGATTCGGCACTTTTTGACGAGATAATTGCCCACAGGCTGGCGATGATTCCGCTTACCACCCCCGTTGAGAGGTTCTCGCTGGATGCCCTTGAGCTCGACGACTACACAGTCACGCTCTCCCTTGAGGCTGAGGGGCCGGGTATGGTTTACTCGGGTGACCTCAAGAGCGATGACGAAGGGATAAAACCCGCTAACCCGGACATCCCGATAGTCAAACTGGCGGAGGGACAGAGGCTCACCCTCAACGCCTACGCGAGGCTTGGGCGTGGAAAGGATCACGCCAAGTGGCAGCCCGGCTTCGTCTACTATAAGTACCTGACAAAGATACACGTGAGCAAAGAAGTCCCGGATTGGGAAGAGCTCAAAAAGCTTGCCGAGAGGCGCGGTCTTCCGGTTAATGAGACTGAGGAGGAGCTCATCATCACTACCACAAAAGCCTTCTACCTCCCGAGGAAGTTTGAGGCCTATCAGGGTGATACGATAAGGGAGGAGGTAGTTCCGGGAACGTTTGTGTTTACCGTCGAGACCAACGGAGAACTCCCCGTTGAGGAAATCGTGGCCATAGCCCTAAAAATCCTCATGAGGAAGAGCGATAGATTTATAAGCGAACTCCATAAATTAGCGTCCGACTGA
- a CDS encoding 30S ribosomal protein S11 → MSEEQTQQVNLKKKEKWGVAHIYSSYNNTIIHITDLTGAETVSRWSGGMVVKADRDEPSPYAAMIAARRAAEEAMEKGFVGVHIKVRAPGGSKSKSPGPGAQAAIRALARAGLRIGRVEDVTPIPHDGTRPKGGRRGRRV, encoded by the coding sequence ATGAGCGAGGAACAGACCCAGCAGGTTAACCTTAAGAAGAAGGAGAAGTGGGGAGTTGCCCACATATACTCCTCCTACAACAACACCATTATCCACATCACCGACCTCACCGGGGCCGAGACCGTCAGCAGGTGGAGCGGTGGTATGGTCGTCAAGGCCGACAGGGACGAGCCATCACCATACGCGGCCATGATTGCCGCCAGGAGGGCCGCCGAAGAGGCCATGGAGAAGGGCTTTGTCGGCGTTCACATCAAGGTCCGCGCTCCTGGAGGAAGCAAGAGCAAGAGCCCCGGGCCGGGTGCACAGGCCGCCATCCGTGCCCTCGCCAGGGCCGGCCTCAGGATAGGGAGGGTTGAGGACGTCACCCCGATTCCGCACGACGGCACCAGGCCGAAAGGCGGAAGAAGGGGCAGGCGCGTCTGA
- a CDS encoding 30S ribosomal protein S4: protein MGDPKRQRKKYETPSHPWIKERLDRERVLMKKYALKNKKELWRHETQLKEFRRRARRLLAARGKQAEVERVQLLQRLNRLGLLPADAVLDDVLSLTVEDVLDRRLQTIVYKKGLARTIRQARQLIVHGHIEVNGQIIRSPGYLVLREEEDAITYSKTSPFAKESHPERMVIEQAKQGGEA, encoded by the coding sequence ATGGGAGACCCTAAGAGGCAGAGGAAGAAGTACGAAACTCCCTCTCACCCCTGGATTAAGGAGAGGCTCGACCGCGAGAGAGTCCTCATGAAGAAGTACGCCCTCAAGAACAAGAAGGAGCTCTGGCGCCACGAGACCCAGCTCAAGGAGTTCAGGCGTAGGGCCAGGCGCCTCCTTGCGGCGAGGGGTAAGCAGGCCGAGGTCGAGAGGGTTCAGCTCCTCCAGAGGCTCAACAGGCTGGGCCTCCTTCCGGCCGATGCCGTCCTAGATGATGTTCTCTCACTCACCGTTGAAGACGTCCTTGACAGGCGTCTTCAGACGATAGTCTACAAGAAGGGACTCGCCAGGACCATCAGGCAGGCCAGGCAGCTCATTGTCCACGGCCACATCGAGGTTAACGGACAGATTATCCGCTCCCCGGGATACCTCGTTCTCAGGGAGGAGGAAGACGCCATAACCTACTCGAAGACCTCTCCTTTCGCCAAGGAGAGCCACCCCGAGAGGATGGTTATTGAACAGGCCAAGCAGGGTGGTGAGGCATGA
- a CDS encoding 30S ribosomal protein S13: MTDNFRHIVRVAGVDLDGNKQLRWALTGIRGIGINFATMMLRVAGIDPYMKTGYLTDEQVKKIEKVLEDPIAHGIPAWAVNRPKDYETGKDMHLITAKLVMAWREDVNRLRRIRAYRGIRHELGLPLRGQRTRSNFRHGTTVGVRRKKK, encoded by the coding sequence ATGACGGACAACTTCAGACACATCGTCCGTGTAGCGGGAGTTGATCTGGACGGAAATAAGCAACTTAGATGGGCCCTCACGGGCATTAGAGGCATAGGTATAAACTTCGCGACCATGATGCTCAGGGTTGCAGGGATCGATCCATACATGAAGACCGGTTACCTGACCGACGAGCAGGTCAAGAAGATTGAGAAAGTGCTCGAAGACCCGATAGCCCACGGCATACCAGCTTGGGCGGTCAACAGGCCGAAGGACTACGAGACCGGCAAGGACATGCACCTTATCACCGCCAAGCTCGTCATGGCCTGGCGTGAGGACGTCAACAGGCTCAGGCGCATCAGGGCTTACCGTGGCATAAGGCACGAGCTCGGACTGCCGCTCAGGGGACAGAGGACCAGGTCGAACTTCAGGCACGGTACCACCGTTGGCGTGAGAAGAAAGAAGAAGTGA
- a CDS encoding DNA-directed RNA polymerase subunit N, translating to MIVPVRCFTCGKVIGDKYYEFKARIEKGEDPEKVLDDLGIERYCCRRTLLSHVELIDQVMVYRVY from the coding sequence GTGATAGTTCCCGTCAGGTGCTTCACGTGTGGAAAGGTCATAGGAGACAAATACTACGAATTCAAGGCCCGGATTGAGAAGGGCGAGGATCCCGAGAAGGTCCTCGACGACCTCGGGATCGAGAGGTACTGCTGCAGGAGAACCCTGCTGAGCCACGTCGAGCTCATAGATCAGGTAATGGTATACAGGGTATACTGA
- a CDS encoding 50S ribosomal protein L18e — MVKRTGPTDINLRRLIRYLRKKSNEEGVKIWKDVAWRLERPRRQRAEVNVSRINRYTKEGDTIIVPGSVLGAGKLEHKVTVAAWKFSETAKKKIIEAGGEVLTIEELIERNPKGSGVIIME, encoded by the coding sequence ATGGTTAAGAGAACCGGACCCACTGACATCAATCTGAGGAGGCTCATCCGCTACCTCAGAAAAAAGTCGAACGAGGAAGGAGTTAAGATATGGAAGGACGTAGCCTGGCGCCTTGAGAGGCCCAGGAGACAGAGGGCTGAAGTGAACGTCAGCAGGATCAACCGCTACACCAAGGAGGGCGACACAATCATAGTCCCGGGAAGCGTCCTCGGCGCTGGAAAGCTTGAGCACAAGGTGACCGTTGCTGCATGGAAGTTCAGCGAGACTGCTAAGAAGAAAATAATCGAGGCTGGTGGAGAGGTCCTCACGATTGAGGAGCTCATCGAGAGGAACCCGAAGGGTAGTGGAGTAATCATAATGGAGTGA
- a CDS encoding RNA-guided pseudouridylation complex pseudouridine synthase subunit Cbf5: MARDEVRRILPADIKRDVLVKDEKAETNPKWGFPPGKRPMEMHMQFGIINLDKPPGPTSHEVVAWIKRLFDLNKAGHGGTLDPKVSGVLPVALERATRVVQALLPAGKEYVALMHLHGDVPEDKIRAVMKEFEGEIIQRPPLRSAVKRRLRTRKVYYIEILEIDGKNVLFRVGVEAGTYIRSLIHHIGLALGVGAHMAELRRTRSGPFKEDETLVTLHDLVDYYHFWKEDGIEEYFRKAIQPMEKAVEHLPKVWIRDSAVAAVTHGADLAVPGIVKLHKGIKKGDLVAVMTLKDELVALGKATMTSGEMLQRSKGIAVDVDKVFMPRDWYPKLW; encoded by the coding sequence ATGGCGAGGGACGAAGTGAGGAGAATCCTTCCGGCTGACATAAAGCGAGATGTCCTGGTTAAGGACGAGAAGGCCGAGACGAATCCAAAGTGGGGCTTTCCACCGGGGAAGAGACCGATGGAGATGCACATGCAGTTCGGGATAATAAACCTCGACAAGCCCCCTGGCCCTACGAGTCATGAGGTCGTTGCCTGGATCAAGAGGCTCTTCGACCTCAACAAGGCCGGCCACGGCGGAACCCTCGACCCCAAGGTCAGCGGCGTTTTGCCGGTTGCCCTTGAGAGGGCAACGAGGGTCGTTCAGGCTCTCCTACCAGCCGGAAAGGAGTACGTTGCTTTAATGCATCTCCACGGCGACGTTCCAGAGGACAAAATCCGCGCGGTTATGAAGGAATTTGAGGGTGAGATAATCCAGAGGCCTCCACTCAGAAGCGCGGTCAAGAGAAGGCTGAGGACGAGAAAGGTCTACTACATCGAGATTCTGGAGATAGACGGCAAGAACGTGCTCTTCCGCGTTGGGGTTGAGGCCGGAACCTATATCAGGTCGCTCATCCACCACATCGGCCTGGCCCTTGGAGTCGGTGCCCATATGGCCGAGCTGAGGAGAACGAGGAGTGGGCCGTTCAAGGAGGACGAAACCCTCGTGACGCTCCACGACTTGGTGGACTACTACCACTTCTGGAAGGAGGACGGTATCGAGGAGTACTTCAGGAAGGCGATACAGCCGATGGAGAAGGCCGTTGAACACCTGCCGAAGGTGTGGATTAGAGATTCAGCCGTTGCGGCGGTAACTCACGGCGCAGATTTGGCAGTTCCGGGGATAGTCAAGCTCCATAAAGGCATCAAAAAAGGTGATCTCGTTGCCGTCATGACCCTCAAGGACGAGCTGGTGGCACTCGGTAAGGCCACCATGACGAGCGGTGAGATGCTCCAGAGGAGCAAGGGAATAGCGGTAGACGTGGACAAGGTCTTCATGCCGAGGGACTGGTATCCCAAACTCTGGTAG
- a CDS encoding class I SAM-dependent methyltransferase: MSHYYSEEPNVPLKTKTIEVCVRGQCFKFITASGVFSFGKLDRGTELLIESMVLDDGWRVLDLGCGYGAIGIVASRFVDYVVMTDVNRRAVSIARKNLKINGVRNAEVRWGSLYEPVRGEKFDAIITNPPVHAGKEVLREIVINAPRHLNDGGLLQLVIKTKQGAKYIKALMDDHFTEVRELAKGSGYRVYAGIA; this comes from the coding sequence ATGAGCCACTACTACTCCGAGGAGCCGAACGTCCCGCTGAAGACGAAGACCATAGAGGTCTGCGTTAGAGGTCAGTGTTTCAAGTTCATCACCGCCAGCGGTGTCTTCTCCTTCGGGAAGCTCGACAGAGGAACTGAACTGTTGATAGAGAGCATGGTACTTGATGATGGCTGGCGCGTCTTGGATTTGGGCTGCGGCTACGGTGCTATAGGAATCGTCGCCTCGCGCTTCGTGGACTACGTTGTCATGACCGACGTGAACAGAAGGGCTGTCAGCATAGCGAGGAAAAATTTAAAAATCAACGGCGTTAGAAACGCCGAGGTGAGATGGGGAAGCCTCTACGAACCCGTTAGGGGCGAGAAGTTCGACGCAATCATCACTAACCCCCCGGTGCACGCGGGGAAGGAAGTGCTGAGGGAAATAGTTATAAACGCTCCCCGGCATCTCAACGATGGAGGCCTCCTGCAACTGGTGATTAAGACGAAGCAGGGGGCAAAGTATATTAAGGCTTTAATGGATGACCACTTCACCGAAGTGAGAGAGCTGGCGAAGGGGAGCGGCTACCGCGTGTATGCCGGGATCGCCTAG
- a CDS encoding 50S ribosomal protein L14e, whose amino-acid sequence MPAIEVGRLAVIIAGRRAGQKVVVVDIIDRNFVLVTGAGLNKVKRRRMNVKHLEPLPERVNIERGADDEAVKAALEQAGISLE is encoded by the coding sequence ATGCCAGCTATTGAGGTCGGAAGGCTTGCCGTTATAATAGCCGGAAGGAGGGCCGGCCAGAAGGTCGTCGTCGTTGACATCATCGACAGGAACTTCGTCCTCGTTACAGGCGCTGGCCTCAACAAGGTAAAGCGCAGGAGGATGAACGTCAAGCACCTTGAGCCCCTTCCGGAGAGGGTCAACATCGAGCGCGGCGCCGACGACGAGGCCGTCAAGGCCGCCCTTGAGCAGGCTGGAATCAGCCTTGAGTGA